GGTAGCCCAGGAGCTGGGCATCGGCACCAGTGTGCTCTACCGTTGGACTCAGCCCCAGCGCCTGTCTGGGCAGTCCTCGCACACGCAGTTCGGCGGCGCAGTCCAACGAGCCGGAGGCGAGGGGGACGAAGCCGCCGAACTGCGCCGCCTGCGCAAGGAGAACGCCCACCTGCTTTTGGAGAATGACATTTTAAAAAAGGCCGCTGTCATCCTCGGCACTCAAACCCAGAGCAAACCCGTGCGATGATCCTGCTGCTCCACTCCCAGACAGGCGGCAGCATCCGCCAGATCTGCCAGGCTTTGGAACTGCCGCGCAGCAGCTTCTATCACGCCGCCCTTGCCACGGCCACCGGGAACGAAGACCTCCGCCTTGGCGGGCTCATTGCGGAGATCTTCACGCGCAACCGCCGCCGCTACGGCTACCGTCGCATCGCGCAGGAGCTCCAGGACCAGGACATCGTCTGCGCCCCTGCCAGGCTGCGCCGTCTCATGCGGCAGCGCGGCCTGCGTGCCATCCAGCCCAAAAACTACCTGCCCAAGACCAGCGATGGCAGGGCT
This portion of the Prosthecobacter sp. SYSU 5D2 genome encodes:
- a CDS encoding IS3 family transposase, with translation MILLLHSQTGGSIRQICQALELPRSSFYHAALATATGNEDLRLGGLIAEIFTRNRRRYGYRRIAQELQDQDIVCAPARLRRLMRQRGLRAIQPKNYLPKTSDGRADRPSANLLAQKPLPTKPNEAWAGDITFIPTASRWLYLAVVIDLGSRR
- a CDS encoding transposase; the protein is MRTVIRKRYSNDFREQAVALVNLGRPVPEVAQELGIGTSVLYRWTQPQRLSGQSSHTQFGGAVQRAGGEGDEAAELRRLRKENAHLLLENDILKKAAVILGTQTQSKPVR